A window of the Leptolyngbyaceae cyanobacterium genome harbors these coding sequences:
- a CDS encoding MFS transporter — protein sequence MTNSSHSDDFANTLESQKLNFSTKLAYGAGDMGAAITANIGVFYTAYFLTDVAGLNAGLAGWVLLIGKFWDAVNDPMVGVMSDKTNSRWGRRLPWMIYGAIPFGITFFLQWVVPRFSGNEAVNQLSLFWYYVIISILFNSFYTAVNLPYTALTPELTQDYDERTNLNSFRFAFSIGGSIVSVIFVGIIANLIPNDRIQQYLVIGAVCAIASVLPLYWCVWGVRDRVFAVAARHPETEQPVSIPILQQIKIALSNRPFLFVIGIYLCSWLAVQLTAAIIPYFVVSWMRLPDSLIALVILAVQGTAFVTLFLWSAISERVGKKAVYFMGMSLWIIAQAGLFFLQPSQVPLMFVLAVMAGFGVSTAYLVPWSMLPDVIELDELKTGQRREGIFYSFVVFLQKVCLGVAVSFVLQSLNWAGYINPKTIIQPNLIFECFSFSESCVFNLNNVPPIQPDAVLLAIRLAIGPLPTLALICGLILAYFYPITREVHAEILLKLREKASRINQQTD from the coding sequence ATGACCAATTCTTCTCATTCTGATGATTTTGCTAATACCCTTGAAAGCCAAAAGCTCAACTTCAGTACCAAGCTAGCTTACGGTGCTGGAGATATGGGTGCTGCGATCACGGCTAATATAGGAGTATTTTACACGGCTTATTTCCTGACGGATGTCGCTGGTTTAAATGCGGGATTGGCAGGTTGGGTGCTGCTAATTGGTAAATTTTGGGATGCCGTAAATGACCCGATGGTTGGTGTAATGAGCGACAAAACCAACTCCCGCTGGGGTCGTCGATTACCTTGGATGATTTACGGTGCGATTCCTTTCGGTATTACTTTCTTTTTACAATGGGTAGTCCCTCGTTTTAGTGGTAACGAAGCTGTTAATCAGTTGAGTTTGTTCTGGTATTACGTAATTATATCGATTTTATTTAACTCATTTTATACGGCTGTCAATTTACCATACACGGCATTAACACCAGAATTGACTCAAGATTACGATGAACGTACTAATCTGAATAGTTTTCGATTTGCTTTCTCGATCGGCGGTAGTATCGTATCCGTGATTTTTGTTGGTATTATTGCTAACTTAATTCCTAACGATCGCATTCAGCAATATTTAGTGATTGGGGCTGTTTGCGCGATCGCATCCGTCTTGCCATTATATTGGTGTGTTTGGGGAGTGCGCGATCGAGTTTTTGCCGTAGCAGCCAGACATCCAGAAACCGAACAACCAGTCTCGATCCCAATCTTACAACAAATCAAAATTGCTCTGAGCAATCGCCCGTTTTTATTCGTAATCGGCATTTATCTTTGTTCCTGGTTAGCCGTTCAACTAACTGCTGCAATTATTCCTTATTTTGTAGTTAGTTGGATGCGTTTACCAGATTCGTTAATTGCTTTAGTAATTTTAGCAGTACAAGGAACCGCTTTCGTTACTTTATTTCTCTGGAGTGCAATTAGCGAACGGGTAGGTAAAAAAGCAGTTTATTTTATGGGGATGAGTTTGTGGATTATCGCCCAAGCTGGTTTGTTTTTCCTTCAACCAAGTCAAGTACCTTTAATGTTTGTTTTAGCTGTGATGGCTGGTTTCGGAGTTTCTACAGCTTATCTCGTTCCTTGGTCGATGTTGCCAGATGTAATTGAATTAGATGAATTAAAAACCGGACAGCGCCGGGAAGGAATTTTTTATAGTTTTGTGGTGTTTCTCCAAAAAGTTTGTTTGGGAGTTGCCGTATCTTTCGTGCTGCAAAGTTTGAATTGGGCTGGCTATATTAACCCCAAAACTATCATTCAGCCAAATTTAATTTTTGAGTGTTTTTCTTTTTCAGAAAGTTGTGTTTTTAACCTAAATAATGTTCCTCCCATTCAACCAGATGCAGTTTTGTTAGCGATCCGTTTAGCGATCGGCCCCTTGCCAACTCTGGCTTTAATCTGCGGTTTGATATTAGCTTATTTCTATCCGATTACGCGCG
- a CDS encoding phosphoribosyltransferase family protein, with protein sequence MPDLYVSWSDYHRKIELLAVKIYQSNWQFNQIVCLARGGLRVGDILSRIYRQPLAILAASSYGGEDNRVRGALTISGQLTMTAPELGSHVLLLDDLVDSGTTLQQCALWLKENYRDRIAEIRTGVIWYKACSLVAPDYHAEYLPDNPWIHQPFEPYEQIDIAELAASHAVELNAK encoded by the coding sequence ATGCCCGACCTTTACGTTTCCTGGTCAGATTACCATCGAAAGATCGAACTGTTGGCAGTCAAAATTTATCAGTCTAACTGGCAGTTTAATCAAATAGTCTGCCTTGCTAGAGGTGGACTGCGAGTAGGAGATATTTTATCGCGGATTTACCGACAACCCCTGGCTATTTTGGCAGCTTCCTCTTATGGCGGCGAAGATAACCGGGTGCGGGGTGCTTTAACGATTTCCGGTCAATTAACGATGACCGCACCCGAACTAGGCAGCCACGTTCTTTTATTGGATGATTTGGTAGATTCCGGTACTACTCTCCAACAATGCGCTCTTTGGCTAAAGGAGAATTACCGCGATCGCATTGCCGAAATCCGCACTGGAGTAATTTGGTACAAAGCCTGCTCGCTCGTCGCTCCCGATTATCATGCGGAGTATTTACCCGATAATCCTTGGATTCATCAGCCTTTTGAACCTTACGAGCAGATCGATATCGCTGAATTGGCGGCATCTCATGCGGTTGAATTAAACGCCAAATAG
- a CDS encoding AEC family transporter has protein sequence MPSPEIKLLELYLPLGGGAFLGWFLGRVLPKNFPIYLGQFLFWIGVPVGVVAFLRRTNLSGAIWIAPVAAWVATLLGVGLAWTWIKFREGVGRDRVSDRELEDRNLYQRNQGSFLLASMVGNTGYLGYPVILALVGQEYFGWALFYDLLGSLLATYGLGVALAARFGMGTDSKGKAIATVLKTPALWSLGFGLIFRLLPLPDAVDVSLQKVGWTVVALSIVLIGMRLSQLSSWRDVRQASVCLGIKMLLVPLVVGLVLRGLGMSGSPLLTIVLQMAMPPAFATLIIAETYNLDRDLAVTAIAIGCGVLFFTLPIWLWLFGV, from the coding sequence ATGCCCAGTCCGGAAATTAAGCTTTTGGAACTATACTTGCCGCTAGGAGGAGGAGCTTTCCTGGGATGGTTTTTAGGTCGGGTACTCCCGAAAAATTTTCCTATTTATTTGGGGCAGTTTTTATTTTGGATTGGTGTACCTGTTGGTGTAGTAGCATTTCTGCGCCGAACCAATTTATCGGGAGCAATTTGGATCGCACCGGTGGCGGCTTGGGTAGCTACTTTATTGGGAGTAGGACTGGCGTGGACTTGGATTAAATTTCGGGAAGGTGTTGGTAGAGACCGAGTTAGCGATCGAGAGCTTGAGGATAGAAACCTCTACCAGAGAAATCAAGGCAGCTTCCTGTTAGCTTCAATGGTGGGAAACACTGGTTATCTGGGTTATCCCGTGATTCTCGCGTTAGTGGGGCAGGAATATTTTGGTTGGGCACTTTTTTACGATTTATTAGGTAGTTTGCTTGCCACTTATGGTTTAGGAGTGGCTTTAGCAGCGCGATTCGGTATGGGAACCGATAGCAAAGGTAAAGCGATCGCTACGGTGTTAAAGACTCCTGCTTTGTGGAGTTTGGGATTTGGACTGATTTTTCGGTTGCTTCCTTTACCGGATGCGGTTGATGTCAGCTTGCAAAAGGTTGGCTGGACGGTGGTAGCTTTGTCGATCGTGTTGATCGGGATGCGGCTGAGTCAGCTATCTTCTTGGCGTGACGTGCGGCAGGCTTCTGTTTGCTTAGGGATTAAAATGCTACTGGTTCCTCTGGTGGTGGGGTTGGTGCTGCGTGGTTTGGGGATGAGTGGTTCTCCCCTGCTGACGATCGTATTACAAATGGCGATGCCGCCAGCTTTTGCCACGCTGATTATCGCGGAAACTTATAATCTCGATCGCGATTTAGCGGTTACGGCGATCGCAATTGGTTGTGGAGTATTATTTTTTACTCTACCCATTTGGTTATGGCTATTTGGCGTTTAA
- a CDS encoding M15 family metallopeptidase: protein MDNAGAGKPLNIAAVSVEDIPEALREETPSLVPQQPSFQRNWLIIGLVGLGSLALVTGLWFAATSQSWLQLVKAENNSSSKPNEFSSTSESPISNSSGAPDIVVGNSGHYAYKEAPLSELQPLVFDGRIKLRKSAAQKFQEMVAAARTQGVILVPISGFRSIQEQQYLFFDIKAQRGQDAAERAQVSAPPGYSEHHTGYAVDIGDGRVPATNLSPAFENTAAFRWLKANAPRYSFEMSFPKDNPQGVSYEPWHWRFVGDRDSLETFYKAKQKEG, encoded by the coding sequence GTGGATAACGCCGGGGCTGGAAAGCCTTTAAATATCGCGGCTGTCTCTGTCGAGGATATTCCTGAGGCGTTACGGGAAGAAACGCCTTCTTTAGTGCCTCAGCAGCCAAGCTTCCAGCGAAATTGGCTGATAATTGGATTGGTAGGATTGGGATCGCTAGCATTAGTGACTGGTTTATGGTTTGCCGCAACATCTCAATCTTGGCTCCAGCTAGTCAAAGCGGAAAATAATTCTTCTTCTAAACCTAACGAATTTAGCTCAACGTCAGAGTCCCCTATTAGTAATTCCTCTGGTGCGCCGGATATTGTGGTGGGCAATTCCGGACACTACGCTTACAAAGAAGCTCCCCTTTCCGAATTGCAACCACTCGTATTCGATGGTCGAATTAAGCTACGTAAAAGCGCTGCCCAAAAATTTCAAGAAATGGTAGCAGCTGCTAGGACACAAGGAGTGATTTTAGTACCGATTTCGGGATTTCGCTCTATTCAAGAACAGCAATACTTATTTTTTGATATTAAAGCCCAAAGAGGACAAGATGCCGCAGAAAGAGCGCAAGTAAGTGCGCCTCCCGGTTATAGCGAACATCATACCGGTTATGCAGTTGATATTGGTGATGGTCGCGTACCAGCTACTAATTTGAGTCCCGCTTTTGAAAATACCGCTGCTTTCCGATGGCTGAAAGCAAATGCTCCTCGCTACAGCTTTGAGATGTCTTTTCCCAAAGACAATCCCCAAGGTGTCAGCTACGAACCTTGGCATTGGCGCTTTGTAGGCGATCGCGATAGTTTAGAAACTTTTTATAAAGCTAAACAAAAAGAAGGATAA
- the mrdA gene encoding penicillin-binding protein 2: protein MTLLRSSSFNRQSKTRTVGKSYQSVILMLAISLVMMGGIGSRLAYLQLLNGERNRDLADNNRIRIMPKQPERGNIFDRKGRTLASSRLSRSVYLWPLAKKQESWPNTRQLLSKILEIPEEDIQKRLDQAGENSPTLIRIDRDIDTAKITALEESQHLLEGVEVDIEPARMYPNKQVAAHVLGYTGEMNENDLAKAKQRGEDYRLGDAVGKMGVEAAFEKQLRGTWGGQQVEVDGKNRVLRILGDKPSEPGENVHLTIDLDLQKAAEAALGDHNGAVVAMNPHNGSILALVSRPTFDPNVFTPRISQKEWQKLQKAKHPFVNRAIQAFPPASTFKIVTTTAAIESGKYSIHTVLPTYPSIRVGGVTFADWNRAGFGPLGFVGGMKWSSDTFFYQVGMRIGGPTLIDWTRRYGFGEKTGIELSTEESAGLVADNEWKLKRLKHEWTIGDTVNMSIGQGFLQSTPIQVAVMFAVPANGGYRVKPHLLKDDEDSKKWRESLNLKPETIKLLRDSLRAVITSGTGKVLNVKTIPPAAGKSGTSEVAPGKLSHSWFGAYAPADKPEIVVVVFGEHSGGGGGKFAAPKVLKVLEAYFNLKGGVKQAPKDAKAKPVKKRR, encoded by the coding sequence ATGACCCTGCTTCGGTCTTCCTCATTCAACCGTCAATCTAAGACTCGCACGGTCGGGAAAAGCTATCAATCAGTGATTCTCATGCTAGCGATCTCTCTAGTAATGATGGGCGGAATCGGCAGTCGTCTTGCTTACTTACAATTGCTTAATGGAGAACGAAACCGAGATCTGGCAGATAATAACCGGATTCGGATCATGCCCAAACAACCGGAACGAGGCAATATTTTCGATCGCAAAGGTCGAACTCTTGCCAGCAGCCGTCTTTCTCGCTCCGTCTACCTTTGGCCGTTAGCTAAAAAACAAGAGTCATGGCCTAACACTCGCCAGTTGCTTTCTAAAATTTTAGAAATTCCAGAAGAAGATATTCAAAAGCGCTTAGATCAGGCAGGAGAAAATAGCCCTACCCTGATCAGAATTGACCGAGATATCGATACCGCTAAGATTACAGCTTTAGAAGAATCTCAACACCTCCTGGAAGGGGTGGAAGTAGATATAGAACCAGCCCGGATGTATCCCAATAAGCAAGTAGCCGCACACGTACTGGGGTATACGGGTGAAATGAATGAAAATGACCTAGCTAAGGCAAAGCAGCGAGGGGAAGACTACCGCCTGGGAGATGCGGTCGGCAAAATGGGGGTTGAGGCTGCCTTTGAAAAACAGCTAAGAGGCACTTGGGGCGGTCAACAAGTTGAGGTAGATGGAAAAAATCGAGTTTTGCGTATTTTAGGTGATAAGCCTTCAGAACCGGGTGAAAACGTCCATTTAACCATCGATCTGGATTTGCAAAAGGCCGCAGAAGCAGCGCTGGGCGATCATAACGGTGCTGTGGTAGCGATGAATCCCCACAATGGCTCTATTTTGGCACTGGTGAGTCGTCCCACGTTCGATCCCAACGTATTTACCCCTCGCATTAGTCAGAAAGAATGGCAAAAATTGCAAAAAGCAAAGCACCCGTTTGTTAACCGTGCAATTCAGGCTTTTCCGCCAGCTAGTACTTTCAAGATCGTTACTACTACTGCTGCGATCGAATCGGGCAAATATTCTATCCATACGGTTTTACCAACATATCCATCTATTCGGGTGGGAGGCGTTACTTTTGCAGATTGGAACCGGGCAGGATTTGGCCCGCTAGGATTTGTGGGCGGGATGAAATGGAGTAGCGATACTTTCTTTTATCAAGTAGGAATGAGAATTGGCGGACCAACATTAATTGACTGGACTCGACGCTATGGTTTTGGCGAAAAAACCGGTATTGAATTGTCAACCGAAGAATCTGCTGGCTTAGTAGCTGATAATGAGTGGAAGCTAAAACGGCTCAAACATGAATGGACGATCGGCGATACCGTTAATATGTCCATTGGTCAAGGTTTCCTCCAAAGTACCCCCATCCAAGTAGCTGTTATGTTTGCCGTACCCGCTAACGGTGGCTACCGAGTTAAACCTCACCTACTTAAGGATGATGAAGACTCGAAAAAATGGCGCGAAAGTCTGAATTTGAAACCAGAAACCATTAAACTTCTGCGAGACAGTTTGAGGGCGGTAATTACTTCCGGTACTGGTAAAGTACTGAATGTAAAAACTATTCCTCCTGCTGCTGGTAAAAGCGGTACTTCGGAAGTTGCCCCCGGTAAACTATCTCACAGCTGGTTTGGTGCCTACGCACCAGCAGACAAGCCGGAAATAGTAGTAGTAGTCTTTGGGGAACACTCTGGCGGCGGCGGTGGTAAGTTTGCTGCTCCCAAAGTTCTAAAGGTGTTAGAAGCTTACTTCAATCTGAAAGGTGGGGTTAAACAAGCACCTAAAGATGCCAAGGCTAAACCCGTGAAAAAGAGGAGATAA
- a CDS encoding ABC transporter ATP-binding protein, which yields MSQTAVQNPDTRGTNTLDVELRKVFKVFNGETAVRGIDLNIHRGEFFSILGPSGCGKTTTLRLIAGFDMPSAGEVLIQNQSMTHVPPYRRPVNTVFQSYALFNHLNVWENIAFGLRIKRLSKGVIADRVKEALKLVKMESFAGRFPAQLSGGQQQRVALARALVNRPAVVLLDEPLGALDLKLRKEMQVELSNLHQDLGLTFVMVTHDQEEALSLSDRISVMHDGKIEQIGTPSQIYERPETAFVADFIGDTNLLKGTVIASDSSQMQVLTESNLKILVKKHEDTKVSHLQQSVVVSVRPEKIQLNLEPACVIGNSFEGYIKNVMYMGTHVHCLVELKSGERITVKQPNNFINIPDRHTPIYVYWSAEDCMALVDG from the coding sequence ATGTCTCAAACTGCTGTTCAGAATCCAGATACCAGAGGCACAAATACACTGGATGTTGAACTCCGTAAGGTTTTCAAGGTTTTTAATGGAGAGACTGCTGTCCGAGGGATAGACCTGAATATCCATCGGGGCGAGTTTTTCAGTATTCTCGGGCCATCAGGCTGTGGTAAAACCACTACATTGCGTTTAATTGCTGGGTTTGATATGCCCTCGGCTGGTGAGGTGCTGATTCAAAACCAGTCGATGACCCACGTTCCTCCTTATCGTCGCCCGGTAAATACGGTGTTCCAAAGCTACGCTTTGTTCAATCACCTGAATGTTTGGGAAAATATCGCTTTTGGATTGCGAATTAAGCGATTGTCTAAGGGGGTAATTGCCGATCGCGTAAAAGAAGCTCTCAAACTAGTTAAAATGGAAAGTTTCGCTGGGCGATTTCCCGCTCAACTTTCAGGAGGACAACAACAAAGGGTAGCTTTAGCAAGAGCGCTGGTAAACCGTCCGGCAGTGGTTTTACTCGATGAACCTTTGGGTGCTTTGGATTTAAAGCTACGCAAGGAAATGCAGGTAGAGTTATCCAATCTCCACCAAGATTTGGGATTAACTTTCGTGATGGTAACTCACGATCAAGAAGAGGCGCTGAGCCTTTCCGATCGCATTTCGGTGATGCACGATGGCAAAATCGAACAAATCGGCACTCCCAGTCAAATCTACGAACGTCCTGAAACTGCTTTCGTGGCTGATTTTATCGGCGATACAAATCTGCTTAAGGGTACGGTTATCGCATCAGATTCTTCCCAAATGCAAGTACTGACTGAAAGTAACCTAAAAATTCTCGTCAAAAAGCACGAGGATACTAAAGTGTCCCATCTCCAACAGTCAGTAGTAGTTAGCGTGCGACCTGAGAAAATTCAACTTAACCTAGAGCCTGCTTGCGTAATCGGTAATAGTTTTGAAGGATATATCAAGAACGTAATGTATATGGGAACTCACGTTCACTGTTTGGTGGAATTAAAGTCAGGCGAGCGAATTACCGTCAAGCAGCCTAATAATTTTATTAATATTCCCGATCGTCATACCCCCATTTATGTTTACTGGTCAGCTGAAGATTGTATGGCTTTAGTAGATGGTTAG
- a CDS encoding spermidine/putrescine ABC transporter substrate-binding protein yields MVSNLQLFTPYLNRRKFLKTAAAAASGIALSSCGWTLAQVRPNPTPTASSDTLYIYTFSGYTDQELFDKFAEDTGVKVVADVYDSNETMLAKMQAGGGAAYSIIYPSDYMVRQMLELDILMELNHDRINNLSNLLPNFQNPGYDPGNRHSVPVSWGTTGLIYNSKKLKNPPEDWDYLWQNQQQLSKRITLLNDVREVMGAVLRMLGYSYNSTDPKQLQQAYQKLQAIKPSIASFTTDAWKEQILAGDLLISMGFSADAVEVSEENKDLQYVIPKSGTSLWTDTMVIPKTAPNPDAAYAWIDFMLQPAVAASVCERLNFATPNRPAIKQLSPEKRENRSLYPLDSILAKCERIEPLDKFGEVYDRFWTQLTSS; encoded by the coding sequence ATGGTTAGCAATTTGCAGCTATTCACCCCCTATTTAAATCGGCGTAAATTCTTAAAAACAGCCGCCGCTGCCGCATCCGGAATAGCGCTTTCTAGTTGCGGTTGGACTTTGGCACAAGTACGCCCCAACCCTACACCGACCGCTAGTTCCGATACCCTATATATTTACACCTTTTCGGGATATACCGACCAAGAATTATTTGATAAATTTGCAGAAGATACTGGCGTTAAAGTAGTCGCAGATGTCTATGATTCCAACGAAACAATGCTAGCCAAAATGCAGGCGGGAGGCGGTGCGGCTTACAGTATTATTTATCCTTCTGACTACATGGTTAGGCAGATGTTGGAACTCGACATTTTGATGGAATTAAATCACGACCGGATCAATAATTTATCAAATTTATTACCGAACTTTCAAAATCCTGGCTACGATCCCGGTAATCGTCATAGCGTTCCAGTCAGTTGGGGAACCACGGGCTTAATTTACAATAGTAAAAAATTGAAAAATCCCCCCGAAGATTGGGATTATCTTTGGCAAAATCAGCAGCAACTTTCCAAAAGGATCACTTTACTGAATGACGTGCGAGAAGTGATGGGTGCAGTATTGCGGATGTTGGGCTACTCGTATAATTCCACCGATCCAAAACAATTACAGCAAGCTTATCAAAAATTACAAGCTATTAAACCCAGTATTGCTTCTTTTACTACTGATGCTTGGAAAGAACAAATATTGGCAGGAGATTTGCTAATTTCGATGGGGTTTTCCGCAGACGCCGTGGAAGTATCCGAAGAAAACAAAGATTTACAATACGTGATTCCCAAAAGCGGCACTTCCCTGTGGACGGATACGATGGTAATTCCTAAAACAGCACCTAACCCAGATGCAGCGTATGCTTGGATCGATTTTATGTTGCAACCGGCAGTAGCGGCTTCGGTTTGCGAACGATTGAACTTTGCTACTCCCAATCGACCTGCTATCAAGCAATTGTCTCCTGAAAAAAGAGAAAATCGCAGTTTGTATCCCTTGGATTCCATACTGGCCAAATGTGAAAGAATAGAACCACTGGACAAATTTGGTGAAGTTTACGATCGCTTTTGGACTCAGTTGACCAGTAGCTAA
- a CDS encoding ABC transporter permease — protein sequence MSTKTSSSSITHPSAKENSGKKPPGQKFWEPLTLLGPSGLWLFLLLVLPALIIFELSLVPNIRPGDVVNPSGFDNYCKAFGFDGCQFANFNPTFLYVMGRSLFFAFGTTVSCLVLGFPVAYWIALRTPYRWRNLLLLTFVLPLWTSSLLRAYAWITILRSTGVLNTLLTFPNPLITKLGLPPIPRLELLNDWPAVLIGMSYSYLPYMVLILYSSLEKLDRRLLEASADLGANPVQTFWKVTVPQSMPGIVAGCLLVLIIGLGDFIEPELLGGASSMTLSRLIYNQFLGPTPNWGFGSALSMVLILAVSIAIAFLIKFGDRTPQT from the coding sequence GTGTCTACCAAAACTTCCTCATCTTCTATTACCCATCCTTCCGCCAAAGAAAATAGCGGTAAAAAACCCCCTGGCCAAAAATTTTGGGAACCGCTGACTTTACTGGGGCCATCCGGTCTTTGGCTGTTCCTTTTACTGGTACTACCAGCCTTAATTATTTTTGAGTTAAGTTTAGTGCCGAATATCCGACCGGGAGATGTCGTCAATCCTTCGGGTTTTGATAACTATTGCAAAGCATTCGGTTTTGACGGATGCCAATTTGCTAATTTTAATCCCACGTTTCTTTACGTAATGGGGCGGTCGCTGTTTTTTGCCTTCGGCACTACCGTAAGTTGTTTGGTATTGGGGTTTCCCGTTGCTTATTGGATTGCGTTGAGGACGCCTTATCGGTGGCGGAATTTACTGCTGCTGACTTTCGTATTGCCGCTGTGGACTTCTTCTTTGCTGCGTGCTTATGCTTGGATTACGATATTGCGTTCTACGGGGGTACTGAATACCTTATTAACTTTTCCCAATCCGTTGATAACTAAATTGGGATTACCGCCGATACCTCGTTTGGAATTGCTGAATGATTGGCCAGCGGTTTTAATCGGGATGAGTTACAGCTATTTGCCTTATATGGTGTTGATTTTGTACTCTTCTTTAGAAAAATTAGACCGCAGGCTGTTAGAGGCGTCCGCTGATTTGGGGGCAAATCCGGTGCAAACTTTCTGGAAAGTAACCGTACCCCAATCGATGCCGGGTATTGTGGCTGGTTGTTTGCTGGTATTGATTATCGGTTTGGGTGATTTTATCGAACCGGAGTTGTTGGGTGGTGCTTCCAGTATGACTTTATCTCGTTTAATTTATAACCAGTTTTTAGGGCCAACTCCTAATTGGGGGTTTGGTTCGGCTTTGAGTATGGTGTTAATTTTAGCTGTAAGTATTGCGATCGCATTTCTGATTAAATTCGGCGATCGAACACCGCAAACTTAG
- a CDS encoding ABC transporter permease, translating to MKKYPLIAKPPFPWQALFSLLMFFFMYLPILVLGFYSFNKSRYSATWEGFTLAWYEKLFTDARIILALQNSLVVGVCAVAISAVLGTLMAVGLARYRFPGKTLYQGVAYLPIIIPDIAIAVATLVFLAVVQVRLSLWTIVAAHIVFCLAYISVVVSTRLTDLDPHLEEAALDLGATPVQAFTKVLLPQLMPAIISGCLLAFVLSLDDFLIASFTAGSGANTLPMEIFSRIRTGVKPDINALSVLLMLVSGVVAFTAEYIRYQSTEKRRR from the coding sequence GTGAAAAAATATCCATTAATAGCTAAACCCCCTTTTCCTTGGCAGGCACTATTTTCCCTGCTGATGTTCTTTTTTATGTACCTGCCTATCCTGGTACTAGGTTTTTACAGCTTTAATAAATCGCGATACAGCGCTACTTGGGAAGGCTTTACTCTGGCGTGGTACGAAAAACTGTTCACCGATGCCCGAATTATCTTGGCTTTACAAAATAGTTTAGTGGTAGGGGTTTGTGCTGTAGCAATTTCTGCTGTACTCGGTACGCTGATGGCTGTGGGTTTAGCCCGTTATCGCTTTCCAGGTAAAACTTTGTATCAGGGGGTGGCTTACCTGCCGATTATTATCCCAGATATTGCGATCGCCGTCGCTACTCTGGTATTTTTGGCCGTCGTCCAAGTTCGCCTCAGTTTGTGGACGATCGTGGCAGCCCATATCGTCTTCTGTCTTGCCTATATTAGCGTGGTTGTTTCTACCCGACTGACAGACTTAGACCCTCACTTAGAAGAAGCTGCCTTAGATTTAGGCGCTACCCCAGTCCAAGCTTTTACTAAAGTATTGCTACCTCAGCTAATGCCAGCAATTATTTCCGGTTGTCTTTTGGCTTTCGTACTCAGCTTAGATGATTTCTTGATTGCCAGCTTCACGGCTGGTAGCGGTGCTAATACTTTACCAATGGAAATCTTCAGCCGCATCCGTACAGGAGTAAAACCGGATATCAACGCACTCAGCGTATTACTAATGTTAGTGTCGGGAGTGGTTGCATTTACGGCTGAATACATTCGCTACCAAAGTACGGAAAAACGTCGTAGGTGA
- a CDS encoding dihydrofolate reductase family protein — protein sequence MRKLILFIACSLDGYIARTNGDVDWLFTDRDYGYSDFFAKIDTVLMGRRTYEQLLTFGEYPYQGTQGFVFSKTPKSKSDENVEFISNDVTNFIRNLKHENGKDIWLVGGAELIRSCMQEDSIDEFVISLHPIILGEGILLFRSPLATKGLTLQNSQVFDTGLVQLTYTNS from the coding sequence ATGCGAAAGCTCATTTTATTCATTGCTTGTAGCCTAGACGGTTACATTGCTAGAACTAACGGTGATGTAGATTGGTTATTTACCGATCGAGATTACGGTTATAGTGATTTCTTTGCTAAAATCGATACCGTCTTGATGGGACGACGCACCTACGAACAACTACTAACTTTTGGTGAATATCCATATCAAGGTACGCAAGGTTTTGTTTTTTCCAAAACACCCAAAAGCAAGTCGGATGAAAATGTAGAATTTATTTCTAATGATGTGACAAACTTTATTAGAAATCTAAAACACGAGAACGGCAAAGATATCTGGCTAGTAGGAGGTGCAGAACTCATTCGCTCTTGTATGCAGGAAGATTCGATCGATGAATTTGTGATATCTTTGCATCCCATTATTTTAGGAGAAGGTATCCTCTTATTCCGCAGTCCTTTAGCTACTAAGGGATTGACTCTTCAAAATAGTCAAGTTTTCGATACTGGTTTAGTTCAACTCACCTACACTAATAGCTAG